Within Anopheles ziemanni chromosome 2, idAnoZiCoDA_A2_x.2, whole genome shotgun sequence, the genomic segment cttcataggagttcggacagagttggtacgcctctgattacgtgtaagggaacaaattgttcgacttagcgtaggaggatataccccgactcgcatatcgaaagaagaagaagaagttgtgAAAAGTAAACTGTATTCATACATATTATTCGTGCTATATTTTGTAGAAAGTTGTACAACGCGGTTGAAGGAATAAAATGCAGTTCAATTCTCTGTTCAGACTGGTTTGCAGTCCTCGTTTATTAGTAGCATCCAGGTAAGGTTGGATTTGCCCGTAGATCAAGGTTATGTGCATGGTTTTGTTTGGAGGcttacacattttattttttcccggAACCTAGACAAACGGCACCAGCAACAACTACACACTGTTCCGGTTTTCATGCAACTGCCGTAGTGTACGATGACGGGGGTGTGTCGAAATCGGTTGTTCCAGAGAGGCCAAAACGTCCCATCAATGCTTACATAAGGTTCGTGCAGAGCATCCGTTCATCGTTGGCCAGCGCCAACCCATCCGCTTCTCCGACGGACATTTCGAAGCTAGCGGCGGTCAAGTGGCAAGCACTCGATCAGGCCTCGAAGGCGAAACTTGAGGAGGAGTATAAGCGCGACCAGACCGTATGGCTGGCGAAGAACGCCAAATACCTCAGCCAGCTGACCGATGCCCAGAAGCAGGAGTTGAAGCTGGAGCGACAGCAAAAGCAAGAGGACAAGGTCAAACGTGAGCACAAGCGTCTAATGAAGGATCTCGGTCGCCCGAAGCGCCCAATGAACGGGTACCTGCTTTTCGTTGCTAACAATAAACCGAAACCCGGCCTGTCCCAAGAGCAAAACAAGCTGCAGATGAAGAGCCTAGGCCATCAGTGGAAGCGACTACCCGATGCCGAGAAGGAACGATATACTCGCGAAgcggaagaagataaaaagcGTTACCAAGAAGAAATGAAAGCATGGGAGGATAAAATGTTAGCCTCAGACAAGGTGGAGGCGGTCCGAAAGAAGAATGTCCTTTTGCCACCGTCGCCGGCTGCTTCGTCGAAGGGGGCGCTGAGTTCGACAGGAGCCAAAACCAAAAAGGCTCCCCCCACTCGCCCATAGGAACTCGGGTGTCCCTATCCGGCCCAGGAACGTAGTACAGCTCCAACAGTAATCCAACCCAGAACCGTCGTGGAAGAAGCTGAACCAAAGCACAACTTATTGCAACAGGATAGGGACACGAGTGAGCAAATAGTGGTGAGAGAGGAAATCAATCACCAAACAGTGCCATCGGCAGGGACAGTATCAACTTCTTCGAAAATACCACCAACACCGACAGAAGAGACAATGCAGAGCAAGAAGGGTATAGTGAACAAGTTAAAATCTATCTTTAAATTCTGACACTGGCTTAAACGCATGGAAGACCAGATTTTGCTGCAGTCCATGTTGCTATGGTTTTACATTTATCCGTGCTAAAAAACAGGTTTAAGGAATTGATCTTGTTCTATTAACCGGCGTGTgtgaatgtttgatttttttcccacTCGTTCAATAACGATCCAATTTACGTTGCATTTTGTATCGCTATTTACTGAAATATTAATCGTACTTGAACGTATCATGCGACATTTGTAGAATTCATAAAGCTTATTAATAGTATACATAAAAGATGTTCTGTGTATTAAGTTTGATCCGAAAGGTCTTTTTGTTACAACGTTGCTTTTCTctaacaaaaatcaaacattcttAACTCAATCTTTCAGCATTGTCAAGCAGATTTTATTTAGGAGCCCCACAATTTTTCTTTGTATTCCACCAACAGTTTTCGTCCTTTTTGTGAACGGTTTACTGCAACCGGACTGGGAACAGTTTTTCGACAAGATAAAATGGTAATAAAATAGATTTAGTGACGTGTGATTAGACAAAAGAAGTTGCATGATTATTAGAACTTTGCCGGAAGAGAAGTGTAGAAAAAATGCCTTTTTAACTCTGTACACCCAACACCTTCCGAACTTCTTTATGACGGTAAAACAACGACAAgtcgagaaaacgaaaacgattaACACTACGACGAGGAAACAAAATCATCCACTTCTGCGGATACACTATTGTCCCCTTCAAGCTGGTCGTACCCGAGCACGTACCGTAGCTCGATGCCTAGCCATAACCGGCTCCAGAGCAGGTGGGTGAGGACGaagaagaacataaaaaaggcTACATCTTTCAGCACCTTGTTAACGGTGTTCAGGAGCTTCATGATGGTTTGGGAGGTTTTAATTGGAATGCCCCCGAGCAAGAACACTATCCCGAGTAGCTGTTGGCCCCCGGCAGCACCGGTTTCCGACGCACCGAACATTACTATCTCCAGCAGTTCCCAGGCAAGCAGCGGTAGGAACACGTTGCCACCGATGTACGACTCGTTACCCGTGGCGAACAGCAGATAGACGGCAATTGAGGCTACAATAAGATGAATTTTGGAGCGCAAAATTCTTGTGAAGCGTGAATTGCTTCGCGGCGCAGGACGTGTGCCGGCCGTACCCGGTGGGCCCATGCCAGGCCCCGACATACCAGCTCCTGCTTGTGCTTGTGTGATGGAGTTGAGTAGCTGCAAGATATCACCATTCTGCCCGACACCGGTTAGACCATTCGGGCCACCAAAATCTAAACCTCCCGATGACAACAGGGAACCCACTGGTGGGTTGATAAACTCCATCCGTTCATCCTCCGGATCAGGGTAAATTATTGGTGTTGGCTCGTTCGCGGGTTCTGGTAATACAAGATCATGGAGGAGCATTATAAAACATCGAACTTCATGACTATCTGAAAGTGTGTTATAACTTACCAACTCCTGCATTTGGCGGCTCACAGGAAGCTCGAGCGATAACGTCAGCCAGCAAAGCCTCCGTTCTTGCAGCGTCTTCACTGTTATTCCAAACGCTGCCAGAATCAGCGGCAGGTGCAGTCGGTAATTCATGGCCCACAATTTTGGACAG encodes:
- the LOC131282957 gene encoding transcription factor A, mitochondrial — its product is MQFNSLFRLVCSPRLLVASRQTAPATTTHCSGFHATAVVYDDGGVSKSVVPERPKRPINAYIRFVQSIRSSLASANPSASPTDISKLAAVKWQALDQASKAKLEEEYKRDQTVWLAKNAKYLSQLTDAQKQELKLERQQKQEDKVKREHKRLMKDLGRPKRPMNGYLLFVANNKPKPGLSQEQNKLQMKSLGHQWKRLPDAEKERYTREAEEDKKRYQEEMKAWEDKMLASDKVEAVRKKNVLLPPSPAASSKGALSSTGAKTKKAPPTRP
- the LOC131282956 gene encoding uncharacterized protein LOC131282956, coding for MEETSSADTKASQPKSPADALAARREARRRKILENSNNRLSKIVGHELPTAPAADSGSVWNNSEDAARTEALLADVIARASCEPPNAGVEPANEPTPIIYPDPEDERMEFINPPVGSLLSSGGLDFGGPNGLTGVGQNGDILQLLNSITQAQAGAGMSGPGMGPPGTAGTRPAPRSNSRFTRILRSKIHLIVASIAVYLLFATGNESYIGGNVFLPLLAWELLEIVMFGASETGAAGGQQLLGIVFLLGGIPIKTSQTIMKLLNTVNKVLKDVAFFMFFFVLTHLLWSRLWLGIELRYVLGYDQLEGDNSVSAEVDDFVSSS